The Halorubrum salinarum genome segment AGCGCGGCGACGCACCGGACGCGGTCGACGGGAGCGAGGTCGACCGGGTCCTCCGCGCGGAGTTCACGCCGACGACCGCGTTCTGCCCGCAGACGCACACGCTGACCGTCGGGGCCTTCCGGGCGTGGAACGGGCTCGCCGACCGGCACGAGTACGACCTCGTCCGGGTCCGCGCCGCCGCATCGCATAACCAGAGCGAGGCGGTGAACAACCGGCTCGCGGCGCTGGAGGAGGCGTACCTGGAGACGGGCGACGTGGAGGTCGATCCGGAGGATGGCGTCGGGGTCGAGTCGACACCGATGGGCGGGACGGGTGGCGCTGGCGCCGGGGGACGCTCGACCGACGCACCGTTCTGAGCGCCCGTCGCGGGGCCGGTTACAGGTCCCGCCAGGCGCCGAGGAACCGCTGGACCGCGGTGAGGTGTCCGACCGCGGCGAACAGCGCGAGCAGCAGGCCGACGACGTTCAGTCCGGCGACGATCGGCGCCGAGTAGACCGCGGCGACGACGCCGACGATCCCGGCGAGAGCGAGGCGGTCGGCCCGGCCGAGGAGCCCGCCGTACTCGCGGCCGATGCCGACCGCCTGGATCTGCGTGCCGAGGTAGGAGGTGAGGAGGACGCCGGTGACGGCGGCGAAGCCGAGCGCGTACGCCTCGACGCCCGCCGTGAGTCCGGCGATGATCGCCACGTCGGCGTAGCGGTCGAGGACGTGGTCGAGGAAGTCGCCGCCGTCGGAGGCGACCCCCTGGTGGCGCGCGAGCGCGCCGTCGACGACGTCGAGCCAGCCGTTGAGGAGGACGAGCAGCGCGCCGGCCGCGTACAGGGGCGCCGACCCGACGGCGAAGGCGGCGGCGGCCCCCACCGCGACGAGGAAGGCGATCACGCTCACCTGGTCTGGCGAGAGGCCGAGCCTGTCGGCCGCCGACACCCACGGGCCGAGCAGGCGGTCCGCCACGGAGCGGTACTGGTCGAGGGTCATCTACCGTCTCGACGCTCGCGGCCGGCTCATATATAATCGATGAAGTCCACGGTGCCGGCGCTCGGCTCGCGCTCGCCCTCGACCGCCGCGCGGATCGCGTCGGCGACCGCCTCGGGGTCGCGGTCGGTGGCGTCGACCTCGTAGACGTTCTCCGCGCCGTGTTCCGCCACGGCCTCCGAGAGGATCACGTCGAGCGCCTCGCTCTCGGCGTTCTCCGCGGCGGTCTCGGGGGACTCGCCGCGCTCGACGAGGCGGGACTCGACCGCCTCCGGGTGACAGCGCAACACGACGACGCGGTCGGCGTCGAACCGGTGCGCGAGGTGGGAGTCGAGGACACCGCTCCAGTCGCCGAGGTGCTCGCGGACCGCGTCGAGGTCGGCGACGAGGGTGTCGCGGTCGGCGTCGCGCTCGGTCCAGAGGTCGTCGTCCGACTTGATCCGCTCGTTGAGGTGTATCACGTCGTACTCGTCCGCCAGCAGCGCCGTCGCGGTCGACTTGCCGGTCCCCGGGGTTCCAGTGACGGCGACGCGGTCTGCGCGGCCGCGGCCCGCGGTCGCCTCTTCAGATTCGGACGCCTCAGTCACGCGCGGACACCGAGTTCGAGGTCGGCCAGCACGTCGTTGAGCAGGGCGACCGCCTCGCGGGTCTCCTCGCGCGTCCCCGTGGAGACGCGGACGTGTTCCGGGAGCCCGAACGAGGTACAGTCGCGGATGATGACGCCGCGCTCCTGGGCCGCCTCGGCGACGCGCTCGCCGTCGCCGACCGCGGCGAGGACGAAGTTGCCGGCGGAGTCGACGGTGGGGGCGTCCAGCTCGTCGGCGATGTACTTGCGGGCCCAGCGCGCGGACTCGACCGACCGTTCGACGTGCTCCTCGTCGTCGAGCGCGGCGAGCGCGGCGCGGCAGGCCAGCTCGTTGGCCGCGAACGGGGTGTTGACCCGGGCGTACGCCTCGCCCCACGCCTCGGGGACGACGCTGTAGCCGATCCGGAGCCCGGCGAGGCCGTACGCCTTCGAGAAGGTGCGGAGGACCGCCACGTCGTCGCGCTCGTCGGCGAGCGGGATCGCGCTGTCCACGTCGGCGAACTCCCCGTACGCCTCGTCGACGACGACGAGCGTCTCCTCGGCGGTCGCGTCGGCGATCGCCTCGGCCTCGTCGAGCGCGATCGTCGACCCGGAGGGGTTGTGCGGGGAGGTGAGGTAGACGATCCGCTCGCCGCCGTAGGCGGACAGCACCGTCTCGGCGTCCTGCGCGAAGCCGTCGGCCGGGGAGAGCTCGTACTCCGTCACCTCGCCGTGGTGGTACCGCGACGACATCGCGTAGTAGGCGAAGCCGGGGCTCGGGACCAGCACCTCGTCGCCGGGCTCTAAGGCGGCCCGCGAGAGGTAGTCGATCGAGCCGTCGGCGCCGGGCGAGACCCACACCTGCTCGTCGTCGACGCCCCACTTCTCGGCGATCTTCGCGGTGAGGTCGGTGTGCGAGGACTTCGGGTACTGGTTCACCCGGTCGGCGTGCTCGCGGATCGCCTCGACGGCCGCCGGGCTCGGCCCGTGCGGGTTCTCGTTCGAGGAGAGCTTGATGAGGTCGTCGGGGTCGAGCCCGCGCTCGCGGGCGACCTCCTCGACGCCCCGCCCGGGCACGTACGGCGAGTGATCGGAGAGATCCCGTGGTTCCATGTCACCGATTCGGGGACCGGCGGGCTTAAGCGTGGTCTTGGCGGTCGAGGGCTCGCGACGGGGCCGCCCCGCCGTTCACGACGAGTGGCCGTCGGCGAACCGCCGCTCGGCCTCGGCGACCACGTCGGGTCGCCCCGCGAACTCGACGACGACGGTCTCGCTCCCGTAGTCGACGCCCGCGACCACGCCGCGGTCGTACGCCCACGAGAGCGCGGCTTGCGCGGCGCCGCCGTTGGGCGCCTCGACCGTCGCGGTCGCCGTCGGCAGCGCGTCGGCCACCGCGTCGGCGAGGTCGGCGAGCCCCGTCTCGTCGCGGACGCTGACCGGAATCGGTGACCGGAGCGCGTCGACGACGGGGGCGTCCCGGGGGTCCAGGTCGGCGACCGCGCCCTCGTAGGCCGCGACCGCGGCCGCGAGCCCGTCCGCCCCGACCTCATCCGCCTTCGACAGCACGGGGATCACGGGGCCGTCGGTCGCCTCGATCGCCGACAGCGACGCCGTGAGCTTCCGGCGGAGGTCGGCCGGGTCGTCGCTCGCGTCGACGACGAGCAGCGCGCAGTCGGCCCCCCGGATCGCGTCGATCGTCGTCCGGAACGAGCGCACCGCCTCGTGGGGGAGCCCGTCGAGGAAGCCGACGGTGTCGGTGACGAGGACCCGCCGCCCGCCGACCGTCGCGCGGCGCGTCGTCGTCGAGAGCGTCTCGAACGGCCGGTCCGCGACCGCGAGCAGGCCGTCGCCCTCGGCCGGGTCGCCCTCGGCGTCGGTGCGGTCGGCGTCAAGAGTCCCCGGCTCGTCCCCGAATTCGGGGTCGTCGACCTCGTCCGCGAGCCGGCGGGCCAGCGTCGACTTCCCGGCGTTGGTGTACCCCGCGAGCGCGACGAGGTCGAACCCGGCGTCGCGGCGCTCCGCCCGTCTGGCCGCCCGGTCGTCGGCGATCTCGTCGAGCGCGCGCTCGGCCGACTCGATCCGCTTCTCGACGTCGAGCACGCGGCTGTCGCCCTCCGGCTGGAGGCACACGTCCTCGCTCGCGTCGCGGGCGACCGCCTCGCGGAGCCGGGGCAGCTCGTAGCGCAGGCGCGCCAGCTCCAGCTGGCGGTCGGCCGCGCGCGAGTCGGCGGCGTCGGCGAACAGCTCCAACACGAGGCGCGGGCGGTCGATCACCGCGGTCCCGGGCGGCAACAGGTCGCCGAGAGAGAACGTCTGTCCCGGCGACAGGCCCCCGTCGTAGATCACCGCCTCGGCGTCGGTCTCGGCGGCGAGCCGCATCAGCGCCTCGGCCTTCCCGCGGCCGAGGTCGTAGGTCGGGTCCTCGCGGCGCCGCTGGGTGACCTCGCCGACGACCGCGTAGCCGGCCGCGGCGGCGAGGTCCCGGATCTCAGCCGTGTCAGGCGGCTCGCCCTCGGAGCGGGCAGCGACGACGGCGGGGGTCGCGCCCGGGTCTGCGGGGTCGAGGGGAGAGAGGTCGGTGTCGCCGGGGCGAGCGTCGGAGGTATCGGCGGCGGCGTCGGTTTCGATCGATTCGGCTGTCTCGTTCGTCGTGGCGTCGTCTCGTGACATTCGGTCGGGCGCTCGCGTCGACCCGGAGAGGGGAGCGTCTCGCGCTCCGGTCGCGGTGCTGCGGCGCGGGCGACCGACCCCGATTCGCGGACGGGGCGGTCGATCGCGCCGCGGCGGTACCGTCATGAACCGGCGACGAACGAACTGGTCTCCATACCTCCGACTCCGGGGCCTCGCACATAAGCGTTCACCGGAAACGAGGTGTGGTACCGAGACGCAAAAACGAGGGAGTCCGAGCGGCGCGCCGCTCAGGGGACGCGAACGTCGTGTTCCAGCGTGCCGACGCCCTCGACCTCGACCTCGACGGTGTCGCCGTCCGAGAGCGCGCCGACGCCCTCGGGGGTGCCCGTCGCGATCACGTCGCCGGGTTCGAGCGTGAGGTACGTCGTGATCTCCTCGATCAGCGTCGGCACGTCGAAGATCATGTGCTCGCGGTCGCTCGACTGCTTCGTTTCGCCGTTGACGCGGAGCTCGACGCTCGCGTCGGCGGGCACCTCGTCGGGCGTCGCGAGGACCGGGCCCAGCGGCGCGGCGCCGTCGAACGCCTTCCCGCGCACCCAGTTCTGCTCGCGGTTCTGGTCGTCGCGGTTCGACACGTCGTTCATACAGGTGAACCCGGCGACCACGTCCATCGCGTCGGCGGCG includes the following:
- a CDS encoding CDP-alcohol phosphatidyltransferase family protein encodes the protein MTLDQYRSVADRLLGPWVSAADRLGLSPDQVSVIAFLVAVGAAAAFAVGSAPLYAAGALLVLLNGWLDVVDGALARHQGVASDGGDFLDHVLDRYADVAIIAGLTAGVEAYALGFAAVTGVLLTSYLGTQIQAVGIGREYGGLLGRADRLALAGIVGVVAAVYSAPIVAGLNVVGLLLALFAAVGHLTAVQRFLGAWRDL
- a CDS encoding adenylate kinase family protein; translation: MTEASESEEATAGRGRADRVAVTGTPGTGKSTATALLADEYDVIHLNERIKSDDDLWTERDADRDTLVADLDAVREHLGDWSGVLDSHLAHRFDADRVVVLRCHPEAVESRLVERGESPETAAENAESEALDVILSEAVAEHGAENVYEVDATDRDPEAVADAIRAAVEGEREPSAGTVDFIDYI
- the hisC gene encoding histidinol-phosphate transaminase, which gives rise to MEPRDLSDHSPYVPGRGVEEVARERGLDPDDLIKLSSNENPHGPSPAAVEAIREHADRVNQYPKSSHTDLTAKIAEKWGVDDEQVWVSPGADGSIDYLSRAALEPGDEVLVPSPGFAYYAMSSRYHHGEVTEYELSPADGFAQDAETVLSAYGGERIVYLTSPHNPSGSTIALDEAEAIADATAEETLVVVDEAYGEFADVDSAIPLADERDDVAVLRTFSKAYGLAGLRIGYSVVPEAWGEAYARVNTPFAANELACRAALAALDDEEHVERSVESARWARKYIADELDAPTVDSAGNFVLAAVGDGERVAEAAQERGVIIRDCTSFGLPEHVRVSTGTREETREAVALLNDVLADLELGVRA
- a CDS encoding HflX-like GTP-binding protein; amino-acid sequence: MSRDDATTNETAESIETDAAADTSDARPGDTDLSPLDPADPGATPAVVAARSEGEPPDTAEIRDLAAAAGYAVVGEVTQRRREDPTYDLGRGKAEALMRLAAETDAEAVIYDGGLSPGQTFSLGDLLPPGTAVIDRPRLVLELFADAADSRAADRQLELARLRYELPRLREAVARDASEDVCLQPEGDSRVLDVEKRIESAERALDEIADDRAARRAERRDAGFDLVALAGYTNAGKSTLARRLADEVDDPEFGDEPGTLDADRTDAEGDPAEGDGLLAVADRPFETLSTTTRRATVGGRRVLVTDTVGFLDGLPHEAVRSFRTTIDAIRGADCALLVVDASDDPADLRRKLTASLSAIEATDGPVIPVLSKADEVGADGLAAAVAAYEGAVADLDPRDAPVVDALRSPIPVSVRDETGLADLADAVADALPTATATVEAPNGGAAQAALSWAYDRGVVAGVDYGSETVVVEFAGRPDVVAEAERRFADGHSS
- a CDS encoding fumarylacetoacetate hydrolase family protein, whose product is MYRARFRDPAGSIREGEYDPATDTVAFGGEEYALSDPDIDVLAPTDPSKIVCIGRNYADHAEELGNDVPDRPLLFLKPPNAVASHGDTVTVPAGKDRIDWEAEFAVVIGEQCKAVDAADAMDVVAGFTCMNDVSNRDDQNREQNWVRGKAFDGAAPLGPVLATPDEVPADASVELRVNGETKQSSDREHMIFDVPTLIEEITTYLTLEPGDVIATGTPEGVGALSDGDTVEVEVEGVGTLEHDVRVP